The sequence below is a genomic window from Thalassobaculum sp. OXR-137.
AGGCTCCGGAACCCGGGCGTCGATCAGGACAAGGTCCGGTGCCGCAACCGCGTCGGTATCCGGGCGGTCGCGTATCATGATCGGATCATCGACGAAGGGTCCTGCGCCAAAAGAAGAGGAAAGACGGGTGGGAAGCGGGAGGCGGGTCGGCTGGACCCGGCCCTGGATTGCGGAGGTCAGGCAGGCGGGACGTCGCGGCCGATCGCCACAAAAGGTCCCGCGCCCCATGCTCCAGTCGTTGCGCCTCCCGACAATCCAAATGCCCGCCCTGCTCCCGACGGCAGTTCGTGCTCGGCGTCGGTCACAGCGCATGGTGGCGCCTGCGCCGGCGTCAGGGGGTCGGGAATTTTGGTAATCCTAAAGTTTCAGCGACGCGCTGTTGCAATGGGAAGGAATAAATCCAAATATTTCGCGGCGACGTGTGGTTTTCTCTGAAATTTCGAAACCGCATTGAATTCGACAGGCAACTTGGCGAATGACGTTAATTTCCGGTTTTTCCGAAATATGGGATTTTATTTTTGTTGAGTAGAGTTAATCCGGTGGCGTTCGACCAGAAACTGGCGCTGCTCATGCGGGTGCTCGGCACCGTCACCCATAAGCAGCTTTACGGCCGTCTGAAGGAGATCAATCCGAAGACGGGCTATCGTCCGGAGCTTGCCTACAAGTGGACAAATGGGGTGGCGTCGCCACGCGATCCCTCCGTCTACGACGATCTGGCCACGCTGCTCGATCTCAATGACGGCGGCCACCCGGTCAGCGGCTCGGTTCTGCGGGCGTGCACGTATGAGGCCTTTCGCGGGCTTATGGTGGCCCGCTACAGCACGAAGGTTCCGACCGACGAGATTGAACCGTCGCGCATCGCGGGCGCGGCCCGACCGAAGGCTCACCGCCGTGACCCGGAACGCGCCGGCTCTGACGACCCGTCCGGCCCTGAAGAGCAGCCGGGCCCCGAAGAGCGGATTGAAACCCCCAGCGATATTGCCTCGGCGAATGCCCTGCCGGGCTACATGGCGGGAGCGTATTTCGTTTTGAGCGGCGCCTGGTCGACGCTTCAGCGGCGCTATGTGTTGTGTGGCGAGTTGATCATTCGCGCGCGGGCCGACGGAACCTGGATGGCCTCCTATCTGGAACGTCTTCCGGGCGGCGATCTGGTCATGACCGGGCAGATCTTCCGCATCGGGCGGAGTCTGCAGGTCACGCTGGTCAACACCGCGTTTGAGAACGTCCTTGCAATGACGTTCTTGCTGCCGCATGCGCCCGGGGCGGTCTTGAGCGGCATCATGAGCGGGACCGCGCTGCACGACACGGACATGCGACCCTCGGCGGGACGGGTTGTCTGTATCGGGATGCCCTATCTCACTAGCGCTTCGGTGGCGGACACAGCCACACCGAACGATGGGATCGGCTTCGGGTTCACGCCCGGTCCGGCCTATCTGGAAAGCACGGCAACGGCGATCGCAAACCGGCTTGAGATCATGGGTCTCGATCGGGGGCGGGCGGTGCTGGCAACGTCGGAGATACTGCCGCTCCTCACCGAAGACGGCGAGGCCGGCGTCATCCAGGCGGGCACCTATCGGACGGACGCGATCATCCGGGCGCTCCTACACGAAAGCGGCCCCACCGACGACGAAAACGTCACCAAGATCTATCCGAAGAAGACCCGGTAGGACCACCGTGATGGCCCGGACACCAGTTGTGCCCCGCAACGGCCGCTTCGGGTCGATTTTTCCATGGATCGTCGGCCTCCGGTACCGGTCACTGAGGCCCACGTTTAACTCGGTTCTGCTCGTCGACATTGCAGGTCAGAGGCGACCTGCCCATCCGTACCTCGCGCGATTTCACGCGATCCGACGGCCGCGCTCGATGTCGAACAGGTGCAGATGCCCGCGCTCTGCGGCCAAGGGCAGGATATCCTGCGGACGAATGCGGTGACTCCCCGCCAGCCGCACGGTGACGTCATGGCGCCCGGAGATCCCGTGCACGATGGTCTCTGCGCCGTGGGCCTCGACCATGCGCACGGACATCTCGAAATCCGTCGCCTCCGGGTCGATCCTAAGGTGTTCCGGACGAACGCCTAGAATGGCGGAGCCCCTCGGAAGCTCGGCGTGATGCATCGTCATACGACCGGCATCGAAGCGCACCTCGCGATCCTCGATATCGGCGGTCAGGAAATTCATAGGCGGCGAGCCGATAAAGGACGCTACGAAGGTCGAGGCCGGCCGCTCGTAGACGTCGAGCGGGGCGCCGATCTGCTCCACATGGCCGTCGTTCATCACCACCAGGACATCGCCCATGGTCATCGCTTCGACCTGGTCGTGGGTGACGTAGAGCGAGGTCGCGCCCAGGCTCTCGTGAATGCGTCGGATCTCCAGCCGCATGGTGACGCGAAGCTTGGCGTCCAGATTGGAGAGCGGCTCGTCGAACAGGAACACGTCCGGCTCGCGCACGATGGCGCGGCCCATGGCGACGCGCTGACGCTGGCCGCCGGATAGCTGCCGCGGCTTGCGCTCCAGTAGCCCGTCCAGATGCAGAATGCTCGCCGCGCGCTCCACCCGCTGCTTGATCTCGGCCTTCGGGGTGCCCCGCAGTTCCAGGCCGAAGGCGATGTTCCGCGCCACGGTCAGGTGGGGATAGAGCGCGTAGTTCTGAAACACCATGGCGACGTTCCGGTCTTTCGGCTCCAGGGCGGTGACGTCGCGGCCGCCGATGGCGATGGCGCCGGCGCTGACATCCTCCAGGCCGGCGACCATGCGCAGCAGGGTCGACTTCCCGCAGCCGGACGGGCCGACCACCACCACGAAGCAGCCGTCCGGCACCGAGAGGTTGACGCCGTGGATCACCTCCAGGCTGTCGAAGGATTTGCGGACGTCGGTAAGTTCGATCTGCGCCATATCTTCCCCGCCATACGGTCTGCGACCTGATTAGACCGATTGCGTGACACTATGATGTTAGAGCGACCTCCGATCGGCCCCGTGCGGTTCTGTCGCCGAACATTCACGCCGCGGTCACGTCGGCACCCCTCAACTGTCATGAAGCGCCGATAGCGTCACCGCCAAGACTTCCGAATTCTTGGAGCATGTGGCTGTGGTGGCTGGACTAGCGGCAGAGACCGACGCGGCTCTGCACATCCGCCCGACGGCCAGGGCAGATGTCCGACGGCGATCGGAGATGCGACGCGCAGGTTTTCTGCTGCTGCCGTCGCTTATCTTCCTCGCCGCGTTCACCTACTGGCCGATCGGCCAGGCCCTGGTCCAGGCGCTGACGATCGACACCTTC
It includes:
- a CDS encoding sn-glycerol-3-phosphate ABC transporter ATP-binding protein UgpC, which produces MAQIELTDVRKSFDSLEVIHGVNLSVPDGCFVVVVGPSGCGKSTLLRMVAGLEDVSAGAIAIGGRDVTALEPKDRNVAMVFQNYALYPHLTVARNIAFGLELRGTPKAEIKQRVERAASILHLDGLLERKPRQLSGGQRQRVAMGRAIVREPDVFLFDEPLSNLDAKLRVTMRLEIRRIHESLGATSLYVTHDQVEAMTMGDVLVVMNDGHVEQIGAPLDVYERPASTFVASFIGSPPMNFLTADIEDREVRFDAGRMTMHHAELPRGSAILGVRPEHLRIDPEATDFEMSVRMVEAHGAETIVHGISGRHDVTVRLAGSHRIRPQDILPLAAERGHLHLFDIERGRRIA